One genomic window of Choloepus didactylus isolate mChoDid1 chromosome 27, mChoDid1.pri, whole genome shotgun sequence includes the following:
- the IFNL1 gene encoding interferon lambda-1 — translation MAATWVLVLVTVMLGLARAGPVPVSKHATSRGCQIGRFKSLSPRELEAFKKARDALEESLLLKNWSCSSDLFPVSWDPRQLQMWERPVALEAELALTLKVLGAMADSALGDVLDQPLCTLRHIHRELQACMPAQPLAGPRPRGRLLRWVHRLQEAPKKESQSCLEASVTFNLFRLLIRDLKCVASGDLCV, via the exons ATGGCTGCTACTTGGGTCCTGGTGCTGGTGACCGTGATGCTGGGCTTAGCCAGAGCAGGCCCTGTCCCCGTCTCCAAACACGCAACCAGTAGGGGCTGCCAGATTGGCAGGTTCAAATCTCTGTCGCCGCGGGAGCTGGAAGCCTTCAAGAAGGCCAGGGATGCCTTG GAAGAGTCACTCTTGCTGAAAAACTGGAGCTGCAGTTCTGACCTCTTCCCTGTGTCCTGGGACCCGAGGCAGCTGCAG ATGTGGGAGCGCCCTGTGGCCTTGGAGGCCGAGCTGGCCCTGACGCTGAAGGTCCTGGGGGCCATGGCTGACTCGGCCCTGGGGGATGTCCTGGACCAGCCCCTTTGCACCCTGCGTCACATCCACCGTGAGCTCCAGGCCTGT ATGCCGGCCCAGCCCCTGGCAGGCCCCAGACCCCGGGGCCGCCTCCTCCGCTGGGTGCACCGGCTCCAGGAGGCCCCGAAGAAG GAGTCCCAGAGCTGCCTGGAGGCCTCGGTCACATTCAACCTCTTCCGCCTCCTCATTCGGGACTTGAAATGTGTTGCCAGCGGGGACCTGTGTGTCTGA